The Planctomycetia bacterium genome includes a region encoding these proteins:
- a CDS encoding MoxR family ATPase codes for MNISESMQARAEEFVKRYGAVREQLGRVIVGHDDIVHGVLTCLFVGGHCLLEGVPGLGKTLLVRSLAQTLDLNFSRIQFTPDLMPADILGTNMVMETPEGRRVFEFQKGPLFTQICLADEINRATPKTQSAMLETMQEGTITIAGHRHQLDRPFFVMATQNPIEQEGTYPLPEAQLDRFFFKLVVGYSSKQELSTIIDRTTRGEFPTPEKVMDGKEILQWQSLIREVIIAPHVQDYIVRLILSTHPNGPYALPITNQYIRWGSSPRGAQTMALASKVRALLEGRYNVSFEDVRRVFLPAMRHRVLLNFEAQAEGIEPDQVLLDILERCPEKSDEAKAA; via the coding sequence ATGAACATCAGCGAGTCGATGCAGGCCCGCGCCGAGGAATTCGTCAAGCGCTACGGCGCCGTGCGCGAGCAATTGGGCCGCGTCATTGTCGGGCACGATGATATTGTGCATGGCGTGCTGACCTGCTTGTTCGTCGGCGGGCATTGTTTGCTGGAAGGCGTGCCGGGGCTCGGCAAGACGTTGTTGGTCCGCTCGTTGGCGCAGACCTTGGACTTGAACTTCTCGCGCATTCAATTCACGCCCGACCTCATGCCGGCGGATATCCTGGGCACGAACATGGTCATGGAAACGCCCGAGGGGCGCCGCGTGTTCGAGTTTCAGAAGGGCCCGCTGTTTACGCAGATCTGTTTGGCGGACGAAATCAACCGCGCCACGCCGAAAACGCAGTCGGCCATGCTAGAAACGATGCAGGAAGGGACCATCACGATCGCCGGGCACCGTCATCAACTCGACCGGCCGTTTTTCGTGATGGCCACGCAGAATCCCATCGAGCAGGAAGGGACCTACCCGCTGCCGGAAGCCCAGCTCGACCGGTTCTTCTTTAAGCTGGTCGTGGGCTATTCGTCGAAGCAGGAACTGTCGACGATCATCGACCGCACCACGCGCGGCGAGTTCCCCACGCCGGAGAAGGTGATGGACGGCAAGGAAATCTTGCAGTGGCAATCGCTGATCCGGGAAGTGATCATCGCACCGCATGTTCAGGACTACATCGTGCGGCTGATCCTGTCGACGCACCCGAACGGCCCATACGCATTGCCGATCACGAATCAATACATCCGCTGGGGCTCCAGCCCGCGCGGCGCGCAGACGATGGCGCTGGCCTCGAAAGTCCGCGCCCTGCTGGAAGGCCGCTACAACGTCAGCTTCGAAGACGTGCGGCGCGTGTTCCTGCCGGCCATGCGCCACCGCGTGCTGCTGAACTTCGAAGCGCAGGCGGAAGGCATCGAACCGGACCAGGTGTTGTTGGATATTCTGGAACGCTGCCCGGAGAAGAGTGATGAGGCGAAAGCGGCGTAA